CGGCCGCGGCCGATCCCCGTCCCGGTCCACGACGAGATCGGCGACCTGGCCGAGGCGTTCAACCAGGTACAGGTCACCGCCGCGGCGCTGCTGGAGCGGCAGGTGGTCAGCCGCCGCAACGTCGCCGAGATGTTCGGCAACGTCGGACGCCGGGTCAGCAACCTCACCTCACGCCAGCTCATGCTGATCGACGCCGTGGAGCGCGAGGAGACCGACCCCGACGTCCTGGAGCGGATGTACCGCATCGACCACATCGCCGTACGCCTCCAGCGCAACGCCGACAGCCTGCTGCTGCTCGCCGGCATTCGCGACCCCGAAGTGCACGCCCGGCCGACCACCCTGGTCAACGTCATTCGGGCAGGGCTCGGCCAGATCGAGGGATACCAGCGGGTCTCCCTGCGGTCCGAGACAGAGGTCACCGTCGCGCCCGACATCGTCGACGATGTGACGCTGATGCTCGCCGAACTGCTGGAGAACGCGGTCTCGTTCTCCCCGTCCGCCACACCCGTCGAGGTGGTCGTCCGTCCCGGCACCGACATCACCGCGGACGGTGGCGCCCTGATCGAGGTCATCGACCATGGCCTCGGCATGAGCGCGGAACGCCTCGACGAGGAGAACGCCAGGCTGGTCCGCCGGGAACGGCTCGACCTCGTACCGACCAAGGTCCTCGGCCTGTTCGTGGTCGGCAACCTCGCCCGGCGCTCGGGCATACGGGTCACCCTGAGCCGTACGCCGGGCGGCGGGGTCACCGGCACCGTCTGGCTGCCCTCCACGCTGCTGCTGGCCGTGCATCCCGCCGCCACAGCGGTCCCCGCCTCTGCCCCGGCCCGGGGCGCGGACGTGGACACGGACGTGAAGAGGGACGTGGATGCGTACGTGGGCCCGGACGTGGCCGAGACCGAGGCTGAGGCCGCGTCCACAACCGAATCCGGGTCCGGGACGGAGCCCAAGTCCGAGTCCGAGACAGAGTCCGCACCAGAGCAACCGGCGACGCCCGAGCAGGAGCCCCGCGCTCCCGAGCCCGGGGCCACGCCCGCCTCCGCCGCTCCCCTGCCGGTGCGGGCCCCCGCCGCCACGCTCCCACGGCGGCCGGCGGCCGCGTCTCCGCAAGGCGAGCTCCCCCGGCGCCTCCCGCAGCGCACGGACGCGGACCGGGCAGCTCCCGTGCCCGAGCCGCGCCCGGCACAGTCCGGCCGGCCGCTGCGACGGCGGGTACGGGGTGCGACGCTCGACATGACCACCCCAACGGCCGACCGTGGGGTCCAGTCCGTGCGCCGGCCTGCCGACGCCGACGCGGTCCGTACGGAGCTCGACGAATTCGAGGCCGCCGTACGCAGGGCAGAGCAAGAAAGTGCCGCTGCCCCGAGGGACCCAGCGCCCTCACCACACCAGCACCCCCGGAAGGAGTCGGGCAGTGACGACGCCGACAGGTAAGAGCAGTTCCGAGCGGGAGGAGCCCACCGATCTGACAGCCGCCGCGGCCGACTTCACCTGGCTGCTCGACCGGTTCGCCACCCAGACCGCCGGTGTCGTCGACGCCATCGCGGTGTCCTCCGACGGCCTGCTGATCGCGGTCTCCCAACTGCGCGAGCAGGCCGACTCCGAGCGGCTCGCGGCGATCGTGTCGGGCATCACGAGCCTGGCCGCCGGTGCGTCCGGCAACTACGGACTCGGCGGTCTCAACAAGGTCATCATCGATCTGGAGGGCGGCCATGTGCTGGTGTCCTCCATCGGCTGCGGCGCCGTCCTCGGCGTGGTGACCTCGAAGGAGGCGAAGCTCGGCAACATCGCCTACGAGATGACCCTCTTCGCCAACCGGGCCGGGAGCGCGCTCACCCCCCAACTGGTGCTGGAGCTGAAGAAGAGCGCAGGCGCCGCACCGGCGCGCTGACCCGTCCCACACTGCGGAGTCGGTCCCACACCGCGGAGGCAGGGCAGGCGCTGAGAAGAGGAGCAAGATGGCCGCCGGTGAACCAGGACCGGACGAGGGCGGGGGTCCCCCCTGCTCATGGGCGTCCCCCCGCTCGAGCGAAGCCGAGAGTGGGGGAGGAGCCGAGAGCTTGGGGGAGGGCAGCGCCCCGGATCCGACGGAACCCGTCGGCCGCGCTCCCGCGATCCGGCCTTTCCTGCTGACCGCCGGCCGGGTGGCGGGGGGCGGCGCCGGCCCCCCGCTCCCGGTCGAGGCCCAGGTCGTGGCGACCTCGTCCGGGCTCTCCGCCCTGGGCTCGCTCGCCTTCGAACAACACGACATCGTCGCCGCCTGCCGACGGCCGCAGTCGGTGGCGGAACTGGCTGCCCGGCTGCGCCTGCACCTCAACGTCGTCCGGGTGCTGGCGGAGGACCTGTGCACCGCCGGACATCTGGCGGTGCACGTCCCGGACGCCGGCACAGCCCAGGACATCTCCGTACTGCGAAGGGTTATCGATGGCCTCCGTACCGTCCCCGACTCACGGGAGGCACTCCGTGACAGCGGTTGAACAGCCGCCGGTACCGGTCAAGTTGGTCATCGCCGGCGGCTTCGGCGTCGGCAAGACCACGGCCGTAGGGGCGATCTCCGAGATCCGGCCACTGACCACGGAAGCCGCCATCACCGAGGTCGCGGCAGGCGTGGACGATCTCTCGCACACCCCCGCCAAGACCACCACCACGGTCGCCATGGACTTCGGCTGCCTCACCATCGACCCGACGCTGAAGCTCTATCTGTTCGGGACGCCGGGGCAGGACCGGTTCGGGTTCATGTGGGACGACGTGGTCGAGGGCGCTCTCGGCGGCCTGGTGATCGTGGACACCCGCCGCCTGGACGACTGCTACGCCGCGGTGGACTACTTCGAGCACAAGGACATCCCGTTCGCCGTCGCCGTCAACGCGTTCGACGGTGCGGTCCACCACAACCTCGACGAGGTGCGGTGGGCGCTGGACGTCTCCGCACACGTACCGCTGATCGTCTTCGACGCACGCCACACGGGCTCGGTCCGGGACGCCCTGCTGGTCGTCCTCGAAGTCGCCCTGTCCCGCGCGGAAAGCTCCGCACGGAGCTGACTCCCCGGCCCCCTTCCGGTACCTGCACTTCCCCTGGCGAGGTCCACGCCGTACCGCCGTACGGCCGTGGGCGGCGGGAGGGTATCCGATGACGGCTGCCCGCTCCCCCCTTTTGAGCATCATCGCTGAATCGATTCGTTTGCCCAGTGCAAACGTTAGCGTGACCCGTGCCCCAGCAGTCTCGGGTGCCGCAGTGTCCGCGCAGCGTCACGCACTCCAGGAGGCATGATGAAATCTCACGCACGGAATTCCCAGGCACCATCCAGTCGTGGCCGGCTGATAGCTGCTGTGGTCGCTCTTGTCGCGGTCGTCGCCACCGTGTCCGTGTGGCTCTCGCAGAGAAACAGCTCGGCCGGCGAGGCGGTCTCCGCCCATCTCCCGTCAGCGGAGGCCGGACCGGCAGCACCGCAGACGTCCAACACGGGCGCAGTCACCGCGTTGGACAAGACCTTCCTCACCAAGGTCCGGCAGGCCGGACTGTGGGAGATGCCGGCGGGCCGGCTCGCCCAGACACACGCATCGAACGAAGCGATCAAACGGGCCGGCATGCATCTGCTCGACGGACACAGCAAACTCGATCAACTGGTCCGTGAGGACTCCGAGGCGCTGAACGTCCCCATCCCCGATGAGGCAACCGCCGAACAGCAGGGCTGGGTGAACCAGTTGAAGAAGGCCCGGGGCCGCGCCTTCGACCAGCTTTTCGTGGACCTGCTCCGTGCGTCCCACGGCAAGGTGTTCATCACCATCGGCGAAGTCCGCGCCTCCACCAAGAACACCCTGGTCAGGCGACTGGCAACGCAAACCAACAACACCGTCCAGGACCACATGGACGTCCTGGAGGACACCGGCCTCGTCACGGACGCCACCCTCGACGACGTCGCCTCCGCCATTCCCGAATAACGGTCCGCCCCACCTGCTCGACGAGGCATCCATCTCGGCGACGAACGGCTCAAGGACACAGTCGGCAGGGCCCGCTGCGTCCGCCCCCTCACATTTCCCCCTCCCCGCGCTCTTTGCTCTGCGCAAAGCTTGTCAAGCGTGCGCCCGACCGAGGTAGAAATGAGCATGATCGAGCGCGAGGGGAGAGCGTCGGACATGGGCGATGTCGATGCGGTGACCCGGGCGGTGCTGACGGCCTCCCGAGTGCTGGTCAGCGTGTCCGCACGCTCACTGGCCGCAGCCGAGGACAAGGCCACGCTGCCCCAGTTCCGCCTGCTGGTCGTACTGTCCGTGCACGGCGCCACCAACCTGTCCGCGCTGGCCGAACTCCTCGGGGTCAACCCCTCCACCGCGATGCGCATGATCGACCGGCTGATCGGCGCCGGCTTCGCGAACCGGCAGGCCAACCCGGGCAACCGGCGCGAAACCCTGATCCAGCTGACGGAGGACGGACGCCGCATCGTCGAAGAGGTCACGGCCCGTCGCCGGAAGGAGGTCGCGGCGATCGTCGCCCGCATGGACCCCGCACAGGGCGCGGCGCTGGTGGATGCCCTCACCGCATTCACCGAGGCGGCCGGCGAACCGGCCGTACCGTCGACCGGTCACCATGCGTACCCATTGGGCTGGACCGAACCACCAGCCCTCTGACCAGCGGGAATTCGGAGCGGCGTGCCGCTGTCTGCCCCTCCCCATGATGCCCCTGGTGGGCTCGTTCACGGCGAACGAGCCCAAGCCGAGCCTGCCGGAGTGGAGCGTCAGCGCGCCGCGAGGTTCGCGAGCAACTCGGCGGCGGGCTTCGGGTGGACGAGCCAGCGCAGGTGGCTCCCTTCGAGGGTCCGCACCTCAAAGGGGTTGTCGGGTGTGAGCGCGTCGGCTTCGCGGATCATCCGGTCCTGCATGGCGAGCGGAATGCTGGCATCGTCGGCCAGGCGTACATAGCTCTTGGGAATCCGCCCCCAGGTCGCGGCCTGGGCCCGGTCGGCAGACGTACCGACATCGAGGTTCTCGTCGGGCTGGAAGGTGTTCAGGAACGTACGGAACTCATCATCGGTGAGGTCGGCGGCGAAGGCTTGCCGGAACGCGGCGAGCACCGCCGGGTCAGCGGTCCGGAAGTTGGTCCGGAGCACGCCGAGTTCGGCCGGGTTCCCGGCGACCGCCGGAGCGAAGGCACCCGGGTCGACGTCCGCCATCTCCGGCTCGGCGTAATAGTCGCCGACGTCCAGGTCGACCGGGCACCAGGCGGAGACGTAAGCGAGCCGGTCGACCAGCTCGGGCCGGGTGTTGCCGACCGCGGTGATCGTGCTGCCACCCCTGCTGTGGGCGACGAGGATGACCGGCCCGTTCCGCTTCGCCCGTTCGAGGACTTCGATCACATGGGCAACATTGTCGGCGAGCGTGACTCCCTTGATGCTCCCCGGTTCCGCGGCGAGCGCGTGGAGATCCTGAGGCGCCTGGTATGCCGCGGGGAAGGACGCCGCGAACCCGTGGCCCGGAAGGTCGACCGCAACCGAGCGGTGCCCGAGGAGGGCGAGCTCGGCCTGGAGCGGCGCAAACGAGAACGAATTCGCGAAGGCCCCGTGAACAAGAACAAATGTCGGCAGATTCTGCATACCTCAGCCTCCACCAGAACGATCTCAGGAGCAAGATCAAGTCCTCTGGGGCCCGTCTTCAACAGCACCTGCGCACAGCCCTGCTGGAAGAATCCGTGTCCCTCGCCCCGGCCCGGGCCGGCCACACCGCCGCCCTGACCACATGATCGCGGACAGCGCATACGGCTCTCACGGCTTCCGCCACCACTCCCTGCGGCGACGCGACACGGCCACCCGATACGAGAGGACCGCCACCTCCTACGAAGCAGCGGTCACACTCGCCGCACTCCTGCTCCGGGCAAGATCCGTTTGAAGACGGACTCCAGGGGGCTGCCGCCGTCGGGCCTGCGACGGCGGCAGTCCTCCCCGCGGGTTTCAGCCCTCGCGGGGGGAGAAACCGCCGTCGGCGTCCCCGCGGGCCGTGCAGTCCGTGTCGCGGTAACGGTCGACGAAGGTGCCGGTGAGGCCGGTGAACGCGTCGTACGCATGGTCCAGGGGCAGGTCCTTGCTCACCCTGAACCGCAGCTGCACGTGGACGGACTCACGGGGCTTCAACGTCTTCGGGCCGGGGATGGTGCCGCCGGCGTTTCCGCCGGCCTGGCGCAGCGTCTTCCAGGCGCGCTGCGAGGCGTCCCAGTACTGCAGATCGCCGTACGGGCTCAGGTCGCGTTCGCCCTCGTTGTAGACATAACTGCCCAGCTTGCCGCTGAGTTCGAACGACTTCAGCTCCTTCGCCGAGACGTTGGTGAGCGTGGCGGTGTAGGTCGTCCAGTGAGTGCCCAGAGTGATCGACTTGGGTATGCCGAACGAGCGGCCCACTAAGTAGTTGTGGTACTGCCCGGTGTCGAGGTCGGAGCACTTCGGGATGTCCGCGGCAGCGGCCGCCTGGGAGGCGGGCGCGGCGGCCACCGCCACGGGGAGCAGGGCGGCCGTCGCGGCCAAGACCGACAGGGCGCGGCGCAGTTTCATGAAGATCTCTTTCCCGGTTCTTCGGACCCTTGGAGCCTTTGTTTCCCGTGTCATCGAGTTCTCAGGCCGTGGATCCTTGGGTTATCAGGTTCTTGGAGAAAGGGTGGGGCTTACGCGGTGACGTCCGTGGCACCCGGACCGGCCACGCCCTTCCGGCGGCGCACGCCGATGACCACACCCGCGCC
This Streptomyces decoyicus DNA region includes the following protein-coding sequences:
- a CDS encoding ATP-binding protein; amino-acid sequence: MSVDAVDPPHEPDPSRRPPSKPRFREQAGALLDRWPFRRKLNVLVIAPVAVVGVLLAIGVNTQVEKARDAGRSAELVRDSEQVTRLINDVQAEHRQALLLSVEQESARPGAALPPTTAYRRTQRDTDEQVTAVRSAFGAGLPEDEARALQFIRGLTVLRDKVERGSVPAASIDPAYAAAVGYLIDGIGLDRFAGTTSSSVTRLLDTVLRADAAHAAYESGVFSAQTRDANALTEYTRAVGAHKLYEEQAARFGRIADPEQVLRLGGIAREAEENGIEARFAELQIDPGSLQGQTPQQLRKAIAAGTRQAEARLDITRSLIEQIATRADGLSRSALHNALAMLGVALLGFACWLAFSVLARRSVLRPLAALTGAAQQVVDVAGGELAKIEDDESTERTPLRPRPIPVPVHDEIGDLAEAFNQVQVTAAALLERQVVSRRNVAEMFGNVGRRVSNLTSRQLMLIDAVEREETDPDVLERMYRIDHIAVRLQRNADSLLLLAGIRDPEVHARPTTLVNVIRAGLGQIEGYQRVSLRSETEVTVAPDIVDDVTLMLAELLENAVSFSPSATPVEVVVRPGTDITADGGALIEVIDHGLGMSAERLDEENARLVRRERLDLVPTKVLGLFVVGNLARRSGIRVTLSRTPGGGVTGTVWLPSTLLLAVHPAATAVPASAPARGADVDTDVKRDVDAYVGPDVAETEAEAASTTESGSGTEPKSESETESAPEQPATPEQEPRAPEPGATPASAAPLPVRAPAATLPRRPAAASPQGELPRRLPQRTDADRAAPVPEPRPAQSGRPLRRRVRGATLDMTTPTADRGVQSVRRPADADAVRTELDEFEAAVRRAEQESAAAPRDPAPSPHQHPRKESGSDDADR
- a CDS encoding roadblock/LC7 domain-containing protein translates to MTTPTGKSSSEREEPTDLTAAAADFTWLLDRFATQTAGVVDAIAVSSDGLLIAVSQLREQADSERLAAIVSGITSLAAGASGNYGLGGLNKVIIDLEGGHVLVSSIGCGAVLGVVTSKEAKLGNIAYEMTLFANRAGSALTPQLVLELKKSAGAAPAR
- a CDS encoding DUF742 domain-containing protein: MGEGSAPDPTEPVGRAPAIRPFLLTAGRVAGGGAGPPLPVEAQVVATSSGLSALGSLAFEQHDIVAACRRPQSVAELAARLRLHLNVVRVLAEDLCTAGHLAVHVPDAGTAQDISVLRRVIDGLRTVPDSREALRDSG
- a CDS encoding GTP-binding protein, producing the protein MASVPSPTHGRHSVTAVEQPPVPVKLVIAGGFGVGKTTAVGAISEIRPLTTEAAITEVAAGVDDLSHTPAKTTTTVAMDFGCLTIDPTLKLYLFGTPGQDRFGFMWDDVVEGALGGLVIVDTRRLDDCYAAVDYFEHKDIPFAVAVNAFDGAVHHNLDEVRWALDVSAHVPLIVFDARHTGSVRDALLVVLEVALSRAESSARS
- a CDS encoding DUF4142 domain-containing protein; the protein is MVALVAVVATVSVWLSQRNSSAGEAVSAHLPSAEAGPAAPQTSNTGAVTALDKTFLTKVRQAGLWEMPAGRLAQTHASNEAIKRAGMHLLDGHSKLDQLVREDSEALNVPIPDEATAEQQGWVNQLKKARGRAFDQLFVDLLRASHGKVFITIGEVRASTKNTLVRRLATQTNNTVQDHMDVLEDTGLVTDATLDDVASAIPE
- a CDS encoding MarR family transcriptional regulator; this translates as MIEREGRASDMGDVDAVTRAVLTASRVLVSVSARSLAAAEDKATLPQFRLLVVLSVHGATNLSALAELLGVNPSTAMRMIDRLIGAGFANRQANPGNRRETLIQLTEDGRRIVEEVTARRRKEVAAIVARMDPAQGAALVDALTAFTEAAGEPAVPSTGHHAYPLGWTEPPAL
- a CDS encoding alpha/beta fold hydrolase, with the protein product MQNLPTFVLVHGAFANSFSFAPLQAELALLGHRSVAVDLPGHGFAASFPAAYQAPQDLHALAAEPGSIKGVTLADNVAHVIEVLERAKRNGPVILVAHSRGGSTITAVGNTRPELVDRLAYVSAWCPVDLDVGDYYAEPEMADVDPGAFAPAVAGNPAELGVLRTNFRTADPAVLAAFRQAFAADLTDDEFRTFLNTFQPDENLDVGTSADRAQAATWGRIPKSYVRLADDASIPLAMQDRMIREADALTPDNPFEVRTLEGSHLRWLVHPKPAAELLANLAAR